In a genomic window of Streptococcus mitis NCTC 12261:
- a CDS encoding aminoacyltransferase, whose translation MALITLTKEEFQAYSDQVSSRSFMQSVQMGDLLEKRGARIVYLALKQEGEIQVAALVYSLPMLGGLHMEINSGPIYTQQDALPVFYAELKEYAKQNGVLELLVKPYETYQTFDGEGNPIDAEKKSIIQGLTDLGYQFDGLKTGYPGGEPDWLYCKDLNELTEKTLLNSFSKKGKALVKKADTFGIQLKKLNREELSIFKNITKETSERREYSDKSLEYYEHFYDSFGEQAEFVIANLNLGEYIQNLIHKQKELSEKIATSLLLLEQYPDSAQKKKEHKELARQYESFEVRKAEARELIEKYGEKDLVLAGSLFIYMPQETTYLFSGSYTEFNKFYAPALLQKYVMLESIKRGIPKYNFLGIQGIFDGSDGVLRFKQNFNGYIVRKAGTFRYHPSPLKYKAIQLFKKILGR comes from the coding sequence ATGGCATTAATTACACTCACAAAAGAAGAATTTCAAGCTTATTCTGATCAGGTCTCTTCTCGTTCTTTTATGCAATCTGTCCAGATGGGGGACTTGTTAGAAAAAAGAGGGGCTCGAATTGTTTATCTTGCATTGAAACAAGAAGGAGAAATTCAAGTTGCAGCTCTGGTTTATAGCTTGCCCATGCTGGGTGGCCTACATATGGAGATCAATTCGGGGCCGATTTATACCCAACAAGATGCTCTCCCAGTTTTTTATGCGGAGTTAAAAGAATATGCCAAGCAAAATGGTGTATTAGAGTTGCTTGTAAAACCTTATGAAACTTATCAAACTTTTGATGGTGAAGGTAATCCAATAGATGCTGAGAAAAAAAGTATTATTCAAGGTTTGACTGATTTAGGTTATCAATTTGATGGTTTAAAAACAGGTTACCCAGGTGGAGAACCGGATTGGTTATATTGTAAAGATTTGAATGAGCTAACTGAAAAGACCTTGCTTAACAGTTTTAGTAAAAAGGGGAAAGCTTTGGTGAAAAAGGCTGATACATTTGGTATTCAGTTGAAAAAATTAAATCGTGAAGAACTTTCAATTTTTAAGAATATAACAAAAGAAACCTCTGAACGTAGAGAATATAGTGATAAAAGTTTAGAATATTATGAGCACTTTTATGATTCATTTGGAGAACAAGCGGAGTTTGTAATTGCTAATCTAAATTTAGGAGAATATATACAAAATTTAATACATAAGCAAAAAGAATTATCTGAAAAAATAGCTACCTCACTACTCTTATTAGAACAATATCCAGATTCTGCACAAAAGAAAAAAGAACACAAAGAATTGGCTAGGCAGTATGAAAGCTTTGAAGTTCGAAAAGCAGAAGCACGAGAGTTGATTGAAAAATATGGAGAGAAAGATCTTGTCTTAGCAGGTAGTTTATTTATTTATATGCCTCAAGAAACGACCTATCTTTTTAGTGGTTCCTATACTGAGTTTAATAAATTTTATGCACCAGCTTTGCTTCAGAAATATGTTATGTTGGAAAGCATAAAACGTGGGATCCCTAAATACAACTTCCTAGGGATTCAAGGGATTTTTGATGGTAGTGATGGTGTTTTGCGTTTTAAACAAAATTTTAATGGCTATATTGTACGCAAAGCGGGTACTTTCCGTTACCATCCATCACCTTTAAAATACAAAGCTATTCAGTTATTCAAAAAAATATTAGGACGTTAA
- a CDS encoding M57 family metalloprotease, with protein sequence MRWIFCLIGAFFSFVWRLFWRLVWIVVLLCAFAFGLLCYLNGDFQGALKQAERSVKIGQQSIDRWEKTGQLPKLNQTDSHQHSEGRWPQASARIYLDPQMDSRFQEAYLEAIQNWNQTGAFNFEIVTESSKADILATEMNDGGTPVAGEAESQTNLLTGQFLSVTVRLNHYYLSNPDYGYSYERVVHTAEHELGHAIGLDHTDEKSVMQPAGSFYGIQEEDVANLRKIYETSE encoded by the coding sequence ATGCGCTGGATTTTTTGTTTGATAGGGGCTTTCTTTTCTTTTGTGTGGCGTTTGTTTTGGCGCCTGGTTTGGATAGTTGTGCTCTTATGTGCGTTTGCTTTCGGACTTCTCTGCTATCTGAACGGGGATTTTCAAGGAGCGCTAAAGCAGGCAGAACGGTCAGTCAAGATTGGTCAACAAAGTATCGACCGATGGGAAAAAACAGGGCAACTGCCTAAGTTGAACCAGACAGATAGCCACCAGCATTCTGAAGGAAGGTGGCCACAGGCCTCTGCTCGTATTTACTTGGATCCCCAGATGGATTCACGCTTTCAAGAAGCTTATTTAGAAGCGATTCAGAATTGGAATCAAACGGGTGCTTTTAACTTTGAAATTGTCACCGAGTCCAGCAAGGCAGATATCTTGGCTACGGAGATGAATGACGGAGGTACTCCTGTGGCAGGAGAGGCGGAAAGTCAGACCAATCTCTTAACAGGACAATTCTTGTCTGTAACGGTGCGTCTGAATCATTATTATCTGTCCAATCCTGACTATGGCTATTCCTATGAGCGCGTTGTCCATACGGCAGAACATGAGTTGGGTCATGCGATTGGCTTGGACCATACAGATGAGAAGTCTGTCATGCAACCTGCGGGTTCCTTTTATGGTATCCAGGAAGAGGATGTTGCAAACCTTCGAAAAATATATGAGACTAGTGAGTAG
- a CDS encoding aminoacyltransferase yields the protein MYRYQIGIPTLEYDQFVKEHELVNVLQSSAWEEVKSDWQHEKFGAYRGDKLLATASILIKTLPLGYRMFYIPRGPVLDYKDAELLNFVLQSIKSYARSKRAIFVIFDPSICLSQSSIKHEKIEYPENMAIIENLQRMGVRWSGKTDGMGDTIQPRIQAKVYKENFTEDKLCKSTKQAIRSARNKGVEIQIGRDELLESFSFLMKKTEKRKDIHLRNEAYYKKLLDNFKDKAYITLATLDIAKRLRELEEQLAKNLALEEAFTESTRTSKVEAQKKEKERLVEERDFLQRYLNEEKSNIPLAATLSLEFGNTSVNLYAGMDDAFKRYNAPILAWYETARYAFERGMVWQNLGGVENSLNGGLYHFKEKFNPTIEEYLGEFTMPTHPLYSLLRIALDFRKALRTKHHRR from the coding sequence ATGTATCGTTATCAAATTGGCATTCCCACATTAGAATATGATCAGTTTGTTAAAGAACATGAATTAGTCAATGTATTACAAAGTAGTGCTTGGGAAGAGGTTAAGTCTGATTGGCAACATGAAAAGTTTGGCGCCTACCGAGGAGATAAATTACTGGCTACAGCTAGTATTTTGATTAAAACTCTTCCTCTAGGCTATAGAATGTTTTATATCCCAAGAGGTCCTGTATTAGATTATAAGGATGCTGAACTCTTGAACTTTGTTCTTCAATCCATTAAGTCCTATGCTCGAAGCAAGAGAGCGATTTTTGTGATTTTTGACCCAAGTATTTGCCTATCGCAAAGTTCAATCAAGCATGAAAAAATAGAATATCCTGAAAATATGGCTATTATTGAAAATTTGCAAAGAATGGGAGTAAGGTGGTCAGGAAAGACCGATGGAATGGGAGATACCATTCAGCCTCGTATTCAGGCAAAAGTATACAAGGAAAATTTTACAGAAGATAAACTTTGCAAGTCAACAAAACAAGCTATTCGATCCGCTCGAAATAAGGGTGTAGAGATTCAGATTGGTAGAGATGAATTGTTAGAATCTTTCTCGTTTTTGATGAAAAAAACTGAGAAGCGAAAAGATATCCATTTGAGGAATGAAGCCTATTATAAAAAATTGTTAGATAATTTTAAGGACAAGGCCTACATTACGCTGGCTACTCTGGATATCGCTAAGCGTTTACGAGAATTAGAAGAACAGTTAGCGAAAAACTTAGCGTTGGAAGAAGCGTTTACTGAGTCGACTCGAACTTCAAAAGTAGAAGCCCAGAAGAAGGAAAAAGAGCGTTTGGTAGAAGAAAGAGATTTCTTGCAGAGATATCTGAATGAAGAAAAATCAAACATTCCTTTAGCAGCTACTTTGAGTTTGGAATTTGGTAATACCTCTGTTAATCTATATGCTGGTATGGATGATGCTTTTAAACGTTATAATGCACCAATTTTAGCTTGGTATGAAACAGCTCGCTATGCTTTTGAGCGAGGTATGGTGTGGCAAAATTTAGGTGGTGTTGAAAACTCTCTCAATGGTGGACTTTACCATTTTAAGGAAAAATTTAATCCAACGATTGAAGAATACTTGGGTGAGTTTACAATGCCCACCCATCCTCTTTATTCTCTGTTAAGAATCGCTCTTGATTTTCGCAAGGCATTAAGAACAAAACATCATAGAAGGTAA